The Pirellulimonas nuda genome includes a region encoding these proteins:
- a CDS encoding alpha-amylase family glycosyl hydrolase → MRLYSITAALLIACVALRAAAQDASAPAFLQLFEARWQTIENRTPDIFAAGYGRLWLPPPAKADSGGLSVGYDVFDRFDLGSPRNETLYGTETGLKTLVEQAHRAGLLVNTDFIPNHNGFSDASTFDNRGTPGDTSDDITFLQAGGYPGFVLRLPDDIDGDFHGAFETDEQTFRLSGLIDIDQGKNHQFIRHPVDASNPDNIPAGTAGIFGRAPANVPNLENARFYPDRDAGGTTVFDPRLGQNVTLYDYNTADPLSGDAVTENALGVVLRSARWMVQEIGVDGFRIDAGRHFPRYVMDYLDQALFLTKKEPLLDGSPQHVYSFTEVGYDSFAFQQDFIRKDINNANLGQVGGNRDALDFNLFGALKQNLTSNGLANNWHSIRNASIDLNDDGLNNGSQGVAFAQSHDESGPFLQNLAYAYTLMRPGNAIVYANALEFGDGRDFPQDGKADALGGFYGDTITTLVELRNSHGRGDYRERWIDDAFNPNGFSNVLIYERSKSAVVGLNSRNDGVVETRTVQTDFAPGTVLVELTGNAADPSVDPGGAIADAVRVDAQGQIPVSIPGNDPTGRGYVIYGVAGPQGSVSLSGASGVLAGATPSAGNNGLARLADIAVVTGGSFTVRLDTAAVTLPAPAGEANPVRDSHADGDTALLKINGGIDLNGSGAVDVVTPGDVAYGFENFTLTRSPGYVWQDGQNVGTGVGVYEQSIDATQLPEGRNYLTVRAFRHRDAATGGDGGPAVFTDFRQTVYVDRLPPESRVVSFEPFANDLGNPDNRDLIVESVDKTASNVHVFFNLGAAITDQQVLDLVSLGQGQAGYYDRDQWVSGRTGVISGAHAVTVVTFEETGNRSVQRFAGLLAETNLGAGFGDLNGNGVFETSDVRGLQGFERLLQRQNQNFNPAADPNADGLIDGRDLLLLEDYLVDGGASAAVLGEFDGVLRRRADLDADSLTGTADLELLYANLGSDAWAFDIDASGTADLTDARLFVTRLVRTAPGDFNLDGVVDAADYTLWRDGLITADGDFDGDVDADDYGVWRSAFGFGRQPLGAFGAVGAAVPEPRAWIVVWLVIIGFAAGTRRRLLDGIHPTRRARGLGPRPATPLS, encoded by the coding sequence ATGCGCCTTTACTCAATCACCGCCGCCCTGCTGATCGCTTGCGTCGCGTTGCGCGCAGCGGCTCAAGACGCCTCGGCTCCGGCGTTCTTGCAGCTCTTCGAAGCGCGTTGGCAAACCATTGAGAACCGCACCCCCGACATCTTCGCCGCGGGCTATGGCCGGCTGTGGCTGCCGCCGCCCGCCAAGGCCGACTCCGGCGGACTGAGTGTTGGCTACGACGTGTTCGATCGCTTCGATTTGGGCTCGCCGCGCAACGAAACACTGTACGGCACCGAGACGGGACTCAAGACGCTGGTCGAGCAGGCGCACCGCGCGGGCCTGCTGGTGAACACCGACTTCATCCCCAACCACAACGGCTTTAGCGACGCCAGCACCTTCGACAACCGCGGAACCCCGGGCGACACGTCGGACGACATCACTTTCTTGCAGGCCGGCGGATACCCCGGCTTTGTGCTCCGGCTCCCGGACGATATCGACGGCGACTTCCACGGCGCGTTCGAGACCGACGAGCAGACCTTCCGCCTCTCGGGCCTGATCGATATCGACCAGGGCAAGAACCATCAGTTCATCCGCCACCCGGTGGACGCGAGCAACCCCGACAACATCCCGGCCGGCACGGCGGGCATCTTCGGCCGCGCGCCGGCCAACGTCCCCAACCTGGAGAACGCGCGCTTCTACCCCGACCGCGACGCCGGCGGGACCACGGTGTTCGACCCGAGGCTCGGCCAGAACGTCACGCTCTACGACTACAACACGGCCGACCCGCTGTCGGGCGACGCCGTGACCGAGAACGCGTTAGGGGTGGTGCTGCGCAGCGCCCGCTGGATGGTTCAGGAGATCGGCGTCGACGGGTTCCGCATCGACGCGGGCCGGCACTTCCCGCGTTACGTGATGGACTACCTCGACCAGGCGCTGTTCCTGACGAAAAAGGAGCCGCTGCTTGATGGATCGCCGCAGCACGTTTATTCCTTTACGGAGGTGGGCTACGACAGTTTCGCGTTCCAGCAAGATTTCATCCGCAAAGACATCAACAACGCCAACCTGGGACAAGTCGGCGGCAACCGCGACGCGCTCGACTTCAACCTGTTCGGCGCCCTCAAGCAGAACCTCACCTCCAACGGGCTGGCCAATAACTGGCACTCCATCCGCAACGCCAGCATCGACCTGAACGACGACGGCTTGAACAACGGCAGCCAAGGCGTGGCCTTCGCTCAGAGCCACGACGAGTCGGGCCCCTTCCTACAGAACCTAGCGTACGCCTACACGCTGATGCGGCCCGGCAACGCCATCGTCTACGCCAACGCGCTGGAGTTCGGCGACGGCCGCGACTTCCCCCAAGACGGCAAGGCCGACGCGCTGGGGGGGTTCTACGGCGACACGATCACCACCCTGGTTGAGCTGCGCAACTCCCACGGCCGGGGCGACTACCGCGAACGCTGGATCGACGACGCGTTCAACCCCAATGGGTTCTCGAACGTGCTGATCTACGAACGGTCGAAGTCGGCCGTCGTCGGACTGAACAGCCGCAACGACGGCGTCGTCGAGACCCGCACGGTGCAGACCGACTTTGCCCCCGGCACGGTGCTCGTGGAGCTCACCGGCAACGCGGCAGACCCCTCGGTTGATCCGGGCGGGGCGATCGCGGACGCCGTGCGTGTTGACGCCCAGGGGCAGATCCCCGTGAGCATCCCCGGCAACGACCCCACCGGTCGGGGCTACGTCATCTACGGCGTCGCCGGGCCGCAAGGGAGCGTGTCGCTGAGCGGCGCCTCGGGCGTGCTCGCCGGCGCGACGCCCTCGGCCGGCAACAACGGCCTGGCCCGATTGGCGGACATCGCCGTGGTGACGGGGGGCTCGTTCACCGTCCGCCTCGACACGGCCGCGGTTACGCTGCCCGCACCCGCCGGCGAGGCGAACCCGGTGCGGGACTCCCACGCCGACGGCGACACCGCCCTGCTGAAGATCAACGGCGGGATCGACCTGAACGGCAGCGGCGCGGTAGATGTCGTCACGCCGGGTGATGTTGCGTACGGATTTGAGAACTTCACCCTCACACGATCGCCCGGCTACGTGTGGCAAGATGGTCAGAACGTAGGAACCGGCGTAGGCGTGTACGAGCAGTCGATCGACGCCACGCAGCTCCCCGAGGGCCGCAACTACCTCACGGTACGCGCCTTCCGCCACCGCGACGCGGCGACCGGCGGCGACGGCGGCCCCGCGGTCTTCACCGATTTCCGTCAAACGGTGTACGTCGACCGCCTGCCCCCCGAATCGCGCGTGGTGAGCTTCGAGCCGTTCGCCAACGACCTCGGCAACCCCGACAACCGCGACCTGATCGTCGAATCGGTCGACAAGACCGCTTCGAACGTCCACGTCTTCTTCAACCTGGGCGCCGCGATCACCGACCAGCAGGTGCTCGACCTCGTGTCGCTGGGCCAGGGACAGGCGGGCTACTACGACCGCGACCAGTGGGTCTCCGGCCGAACCGGGGTGATCTCCGGCGCCCACGCGGTGACGGTGGTCACGTTCGAAGAGACCGGCAACCGCAGCGTGCAGCGTTTCGCGGGGCTGCTGGCCGAGACGAACCTAGGCGCCGGGTTCGGCGACCTCAACGGCAACGGCGTGTTCGAGACCTCCGACGTACGGGGCCTGCAGGGCTTTGAGCGTTTGCTGCAACGTCAAAACCAGAACTTCAACCCCGCCGCCGACCCCAACGCAGACGGGCTGATCGACGGGCGCGACCTGCTGCTGCTGGAGGACTACCTGGTCGACGGCGGCGCCAGCGCCGCGGTGCTGGGCGAGTTCGACGGCGTGCTCCGTCGCCGCGCCGACCTCGACGCCGACAGCCTCACCGGCACGGCCGACCTCGAGCTGCTGTACGCGAACCTTGGCTCGGACGCCTGGGCGTTCGACATCGACGCCAGCGGCACGGCCGACCTGACCGACGCCCGGCTGTTCGTCACCCGCTTGGTGCGGACAGCGCCGGGGGACTTCAACCTCGACGGCGTGGTGGACGCCGCGGACTACACCCTGTGGCGTGACGGTTTGATCACGGCAGACGGCGACTTTGACGGCGATGTCGACGCGGACGACTACGGCGTGTGGCGGTCCGCGTTCGGGTTCGGGCGGCAGCCATTGGGCGCTTTTGGCGCGGTGGGCGCCGCGGTCCCCGAGCCCCGCGCCTGGATCGTCGTTTGGCTAGTAATTATTGGTTTCGCCGCAGGCACGCGGCGACGGCTTCTGGACGGAATCCATCCAACACGCCGAGCCCGGGGCCTGGGCCCTCGGCCGGCAACCCCTCTCTCGTAA
- a CDS encoding glycoside hydrolase family 13 protein produces MPDYAAMQTSRCVLAAAALLTLGCGEPAAEAPRKATPTAARPSDAPPGAEPTDPLDPAVPAWAEGVVFYQLFPERFRNGDPSNDPTHASLEFPDVIPGPDSDTPWSVTPWTSDWYARADWEQALGDNFYENGVFHRRYGGDLQGVLDKLDYLMEMGVGAIYFNPVFHARSLHKYDGASYHHVDPYFGPDPDGDLAIIAQETSDPATWRWTAADELFKKIIVEAHRRKMWVIVDGVFNHTGRDFFAFADLREKQQQSPYVDWYIVEAFDDPTTEPNEFRYKGWWGVDTLPEFADTADGKDLHPGPKRYVFDATRRWMDPDGDGDPDDGIDGWRLDVAAEVPIGFWRDWNALVRQLNPQAYTVAEFWDDGSADFLAEGGFSATMNYHGFAFPVKGFFIDGVLPASEFTEQIETRRAGHPPRRQLALQNLIDSHDTDRVGSMIVNASADRPYLRPDRFDYDVSERVSPRNWSEYNVRKPTEQELALQRLITLFQMTYVGAPMIYYGDEAGMWGADDPGDRKPMLWEDLRYDDEGADPLGRPREPDQVAVDLKLQAFYAAACKLRAGYEALRRGDIEVVATDDQHSAFAFRRTLGDHQLIATFNRGDKPWKLVLPTPAGSWLVEVFTASGSPETVSLKQTSDNAWELVTPPRDGVVVRQVGGS; encoded by the coding sequence GTGCCGGACTACGCCGCGATGCAAACGTCGAGATGCGTGTTAGCCGCCGCGGCGCTCCTCACACTGGGGTGCGGCGAGCCCGCGGCGGAGGCGCCCCGCAAGGCGACCCCGACAGCCGCGCGGCCGTCCGACGCCCCGCCCGGAGCAGAACCGACCGACCCCCTCGACCCAGCCGTGCCGGCATGGGCCGAGGGGGTCGTCTTTTATCAATTGTTCCCGGAACGCTTCCGGAACGGCGACCCCAGCAACGACCCGACGCACGCGTCGCTTGAGTTCCCCGACGTCATTCCGGGCCCCGACTCCGACACCCCGTGGTCCGTCACCCCGTGGACCAGCGACTGGTACGCGCGTGCGGACTGGGAGCAGGCGCTTGGCGACAACTTCTACGAAAACGGCGTGTTCCACCGCCGCTACGGGGGCGACCTGCAGGGGGTGCTCGACAAGCTGGACTACTTGATGGAGATGGGCGTAGGCGCCATCTACTTCAACCCCGTGTTCCACGCCCGCAGCCTGCACAAGTACGACGGCGCCAGCTACCACCACGTCGACCCCTACTTCGGCCCCGACCCCGATGGGGACCTGGCGATCATCGCCCAAGAGACCAGCGACCCCGCCACCTGGCGATGGACCGCGGCCGACGAGCTGTTCAAGAAGATCATCGTAGAAGCGCACCGCCGCAAGATGTGGGTGATCGTGGACGGCGTCTTCAACCACACCGGGCGCGACTTCTTCGCGTTTGCCGACCTGCGAGAGAAGCAGCAGCAGTCGCCCTACGTCGACTGGTACATCGTCGAAGCATTCGACGACCCGACGACCGAGCCGAACGAGTTCCGCTACAAGGGGTGGTGGGGCGTCGACACGCTCCCCGAGTTCGCAGACACGGCGGACGGCAAAGACCTGCACCCGGGCCCCAAACGCTACGTCTTCGACGCCACCCGCCGCTGGATGGACCCCGACGGGGACGGCGATCCCGACGACGGGATCGACGGCTGGCGGCTCGACGTCGCCGCCGAGGTGCCGATCGGCTTCTGGCGAGACTGGAACGCCCTGGTCCGCCAGCTCAACCCGCAGGCTTACACGGTGGCCGAGTTCTGGGACGATGGCTCTGCCGACTTCCTGGCCGAAGGGGGTTTCTCGGCCACCATGAACTACCACGGCTTCGCCTTCCCGGTGAAGGGGTTCTTCATCGACGGCGTGCTGCCGGCCAGCGAGTTTACCGAGCAGATTGAAACGCGCCGCGCGGGCCACCCGCCCCGCCGGCAACTGGCGCTGCAGAACCTGATCGACTCGCACGACACCGACCGCGTCGGCTCAATGATCGTCAACGCGTCGGCCGACCGGCCCTACCTGCGGCCCGACCGCTTCGACTACGACGTCAGCGAGCGGGTCTCCCCCAGGAACTGGAGCGAGTACAACGTCCGCAAACCAACCGAGCAGGAGTTGGCCCTGCAGCGCCTCATCACGCTGTTCCAGATGACCTACGTCGGCGCCCCGATGATCTACTACGGCGACGAGGCGGGGATGTGGGGGGCCGACGACCCCGGCGACCGCAAACCCATGCTGTGGGAAGACCTGCGGTACGACGACGAAGGCGCCGACCCGCTCGGCCGCCCACGCGAGCCCGACCAGGTCGCGGTCGACTTGAAGCTCCAGGCCTTCTACGCCGCGGCGTGCAAGCTACGCGCCGGCTACGAGGCGCTGCGGCGTGGCGATATCGAGGTCGTCGCCACGGACGACCAGCATTCCGCCTTCGCGTTCCGTCGCACGCTGGGAGACCACCAACTGATCGCTACGTTCAACCGCGGCGACAAGCCGTGGAAGCTGGTCCTTCCGACTCCGGCCGGGAGCTGGCTGGTGGAGGTGTTCACCGCGTCTGGCTCGCCCGAGACGGTGAGCCTCAAGCAGACCTCGGACAACGCGTGGGAACTAGTCACCCCGCCGCGCGACGGCGTGGTCGTCCGCCAGGTCGGAGGCAGTTGA
- a CDS encoding extracellular solute-binding protein, which produces MRPGDAEVLEARIAAFEQQHPRVRVRSLYKETEELRSGLESAVLVGRGPDVVFGPSDVIGVYHTIGALRDLAEFFTAEELADFDPRAVVSLPAKESPDRDNLLMLGDRFGNHLALVYDRRRVPSAPKSTDELVALAEANTIDADSDGRPERYGLVWNYREPFFAVPFLTGYGAWVFADKREDGRPVPTLDTPESVAAYRFVSGLREKGLLPRSADYEGAASLFLEGKVAMLIDGDWSWQKYASAPGIDAAVAPLPVVSETGLPMAPMVAPRGYSLTVASAGAGRDAGVDLIRFLINEDSQRIALEEQRTVPSRLSVRAEARELNDPILTASLAQLEVGRLMPTDVELRVIWDSMRPHYQSLMAGRMTPEQAAAAMQAEAVSNIQRLLVPVAKDWSALPVKVMGVASLAALAIAAVWVAVRVTRDFSRNRLAYLFVAPSVALIFATVLFPLAYNIVLSFSNMSLSRFHDWEVVGVGNYADIFFGRQSGAFWGVLGKTIAWTVINVFFHVTLGVMLALALNGPIRGKPIYRLLLVIPWAVPAYITALTWRGMFDAEFGSASQLATAVNRWLPGFLQLPEVWLTEPGPAFAACIIANVWLGFPFMMIVALGGLQGIPQELYEAATIDRASRWQQFWNITVPMLRPVMLPAVTLGAVWTFNNLNIVWLVSNGGEPSDKTHILVSYVYKAVFNLYQYGYGAALSMVIFGMLLGFSMLFLSRTRATEGVT; this is translated from the coding sequence ATGCGCCCGGGCGACGCCGAGGTGCTGGAAGCGCGGATCGCTGCGTTCGAACAGCAGCATCCGCGGGTCCGGGTCCGCTCGCTGTACAAAGAAACCGAAGAACTACGCAGCGGCCTCGAGTCGGCGGTGCTGGTCGGCCGGGGCCCCGACGTGGTGTTCGGCCCGTCGGACGTGATCGGCGTGTACCACACCATCGGCGCGCTGCGCGACCTGGCGGAGTTCTTCACCGCCGAGGAGCTCGCCGACTTCGACCCGCGAGCGGTGGTGTCGCTCCCCGCCAAGGAGTCGCCCGACCGCGACAACCTGCTGATGCTGGGGGACCGGTTCGGCAACCACTTGGCCCTGGTGTACGACCGCCGCCGCGTGCCGTCGGCTCCCAAGAGCACCGACGAGCTGGTCGCTCTCGCCGAGGCGAACACCATCGACGCCGACTCCGACGGCCGGCCGGAGCGGTACGGGCTGGTGTGGAACTACCGCGAGCCCTTCTTCGCGGTGCCGTTCCTCACCGGCTACGGCGCTTGGGTGTTCGCCGACAAGCGCGAGGACGGCCGCCCCGTGCCGACGCTCGACACGCCCGAGTCGGTCGCCGCGTACCGGTTCGTTTCTGGTCTGCGAGAGAAGGGGCTGCTCCCCAGGTCGGCCGACTACGAGGGGGCGGCGAGCCTGTTCCTGGAGGGCAAGGTCGCCATGCTCATCGACGGCGATTGGAGCTGGCAGAAGTACGCCTCCGCGCCCGGCATCGACGCCGCGGTCGCGCCGCTGCCGGTGGTCAGCGAAACCGGGCTGCCGATGGCGCCGATGGTCGCCCCACGCGGGTACAGCCTCACCGTGGCCTCGGCCGGCGCCGGCCGCGACGCGGGGGTCGACCTGATCCGCTTCCTGATCAACGAAGACTCGCAGCGGATCGCCCTCGAGGAGCAGCGCACGGTCCCCTCCCGGCTCTCGGTGCGGGCCGAGGCCCGCGAGCTGAACGACCCGATCCTGACCGCGTCGCTCGCGCAGTTGGAGGTAGGCCGCTTGATGCCGACCGACGTCGAGCTGCGGGTCATCTGGGACTCCATGCGGCCCCACTACCAGTCGCTGATGGCCGGCCGCATGACCCCCGAGCAGGCGGCGGCCGCTATGCAGGCCGAAGCCGTGAGCAACATCCAGCGGCTGCTCGTGCCGGTGGCCAAGGACTGGAGCGCGCTGCCGGTGAAGGTGATGGGCGTGGCGTCGCTCGCGGCGCTGGCGATCGCGGCGGTGTGGGTGGCGGTGCGGGTGACGCGCGACTTCTCCCGCAACCGGCTCGCCTACCTGTTTGTCGCCCCCTCGGTAGCGCTGATCTTTGCGACGGTGCTGTTTCCGTTGGCGTACAACATCGTGCTGTCGTTCTCCAACATGTCGCTCTCGCGGTTCCACGACTGGGAAGTGGTGGGCGTGGGCAACTACGCCGACATCTTCTTTGGGCGCCAGTCGGGCGCATTCTGGGGAGTGCTCGGCAAGACGATCGCCTGGACCGTGATCAACGTCTTCTTCCACGTGACGCTCGGCGTGATGCTGGCGCTGGCGCTCAACGGGCCGATCCGGGGCAAGCCGATCTACCGCCTGCTGCTGGTGATCCCGTGGGCGGTGCCGGCCTACATCACGGCGCTCACCTGGCGGGGGATGTTTGACGCCGAGTTCGGCTCCGCCAGCCAACTGGCGACCGCCGTCAACCGGTGGCTCCCCGGCTTCCTCCAGCTCCCCGAGGTGTGGCTCACCGAGCCGGGGCCCGCGTTCGCCGCGTGCATCATCGCCAACGTATGGCTGGGCTTCCCGTTCATGATGATCGTAGCGCTCGGCGGCCTGCAGGGGATCCCGCAGGAGCTGTACGAGGCCGCCACCATCGACCGCGCCTCGCGCTGGCAACAGTTCTGGAACATCACCGTCCCGATGCTCCGCCCCGTCATGCTGCCGGCCGTGACGCTGGGCGCGGTGTGGACTTTCAACAACCTGAACATCGTGTGGCTGGTCTCCAACGGGGGCGAGCCGAGCGACAAGACGCACATCCTGGTGTCGTACGTCTACAAGGCAGTGTTCAACCTGTACCAGTACGGCTACGGCGCCGCGCTCTCAATGGTGATCTTCGGCATGCTGCTGGGCTTCTCGATGTTGTTCCTCAGCCGCACGCGAGCGACCGAGGGGGTAACTTGA
- a CDS encoding sugar ABC transporter permease: MPSPSQRDPLYLKLLRHAVLLLFVAIALWPVMDVVSISLRPGNQLRTTQWRLIPEGATFESYAALFRDHPFLRWVWNSLVVSAAVTVTGVALASLSGYAFSRCRFVGRRALMLAVLTTQMFPATMLLLPLYVMIAWLGLLDTYLGLVAFYVSTALPFCVWQMKGFYDTIPPALEEAARMDGCSQWQAFYRVVLPLAAPGLVITALFSFLSAWSEYLVAAQVLQNEEMFTLPLGLKSFQASMSTQWGLYAAASLLVSVPVVVVFLVLSRYLVSGMTLGSVKE; the protein is encoded by the coding sequence ATGCCCTCACCCAGCCAACGCGACCCGCTCTACCTCAAGCTGCTGCGGCACGCGGTGCTGCTGTTGTTTGTGGCGATCGCGCTGTGGCCGGTGATGGACGTCGTGTCGATCTCGCTCAGACCGGGCAATCAGCTCCGCACCACCCAGTGGCGGCTGATCCCCGAGGGGGCGACGTTCGAGTCGTACGCAGCGCTGTTCCGCGACCACCCGTTCTTGCGATGGGTGTGGAACTCGCTGGTGGTTTCGGCGGCGGTCACCGTCACCGGCGTCGCGCTGGCGTCGCTCAGCGGCTACGCGTTTAGCCGCTGCCGGTTTGTGGGCCGGCGTGCTTTGATGCTGGCGGTGCTGACCACGCAGATGTTCCCCGCTACGATGCTGCTGCTGCCGCTGTACGTGATGATCGCGTGGCTGGGGCTGCTGGACACGTACCTGGGCCTAGTGGCGTTCTATGTGTCTACCGCCCTGCCCTTCTGCGTCTGGCAGATGAAGGGCTTCTACGACACCATCCCACCGGCGCTGGAAGAGGCCGCGCGGATGGACGGCTGCTCGCAGTGGCAGGCCTTCTACCGCGTGGTGCTGCCGCTGGCCGCGCCGGGGCTGGTGATCACGGCGCTTTTCTCGTTCCTGAGCGCCTGGAGCGAGTACCTGGTGGCCGCCCAGGTGCTGCAGAACGAAGAGATGTTTACGCTGCCGCTGGGCCTCAAGAGCTTCCAGGCCAGCATGAGCACCCAGTGGGGCCTATACGCCGCGGCGTCGCTGCTGGTGAGCGTGCCGGTGGTCGTCGTGTTCCTGGTGCTTAGC